In a genomic window of Scyliorhinus torazame isolate Kashiwa2021f chromosome 5, sScyTor2.1, whole genome shotgun sequence:
- the zic3 gene encoding zinc finger protein ZIC 3: MAMLLDGGPQFPTLGVGSFASPRHHEMANREPALGLGPFCESPHPGAFKLSPAAHDISASQTSAFTPQGSGYASALASHASQVGSYSGTPFNSSRDFLFRNRSGGMGECPSTSGQQGIFSSPGGAMHAPPGMPDTPGHLLFPALHEQAPSHTSANGHVVNGQMRLGLHTDIFGRADPYRGVSNPRTDPYSAAQLHNYSPINMNVGMNVAGHHGPGAFFRYMRQQIKQELPCKWMEEVQMNRSKKICERTFGSMHELVTHLTIEHVGGPEQTNHICYWEQCARGGKSFKAKYKLINHIRVHTGEKPFPCPFPGCGKIFARSENLKIHKRTHTGEKPFKCEFEGCDRRFANSSDRKKHMHVHTSDKPYICRMCDKSYTHPSSLRKHMKVHESQGSESSPAPSSGYESSTPPSLLSSNSEDPSKNPGPATHNTNNHNPPLPPNFNEWYV; this comes from the exons ATGGCGATGTTGCTGGATGGTGGCCCCCAGTTCCCCACCCTGGGCGTCGGCAGTTTCGCGAGCCCGCGGCACCACGAGATGGCCAACCGGGAGCcggctctgggactgggccccttctGCGAGTCACCTCACCCCGGAGCCTTCAAACTGAGCCCGGCGGCTCACGACATCTCGGCCAGCCAGACATCTGCTTTCACCCCGCAGGGATCCGGATACGCCAGCGCCCTGGCGTCGCACGCCAGCCAAGTTGGCTCCTACAGCGGGACACCTTTTAATTCCAGCCGGGATTTCCTATTCCGCAACCGGAGCGGCGGCATGGGGGAGTGCCCCTCTACCAGTGGGCAGCAAGGCATTTTCAGCTCACCGGGCGGTGCCATGCATGCCCCGCCGGGGATGCCAGACACCCCGGGCCACCTCTTATTCCCAGCTCTTCACGAACAAGCGCCCAGCCACACATCTGCCAATGGGCATGTGGTGAACGGGCAGATGCGCCTGGGCTTGCACACTGACATCTTCGGCAGAGCTGACCCGTACCGGGGGGTGAGCAATCCCAGGACTGACCCGTACAGCGCAGCCCAGCTCCATAACTACAGCCCAATCAACATGAACGTGGGAATGAATGTGGCGGGTCACCACGGCCCGGGAGCTTTCTTCCGATACATGAGGCAGCAAATTAAACAGGAGTTACCCTGCAAATGGATGGAGGAAGTTCAGATGAACCGCAGCAAGAAGATTTGCGAGCGGACATTCGGCAGCATGCATGAGCTAGTCACTCACCTCACCATCGAACATGTGGGGGGACCCGAGCAAACCAATCACATTTGTTACTGGGAGCAGTGCGCACGAGGAGGAAAATCTTTTAAAGCCAAATACAAACTCATTAATCACATTCGAGTGCACACGGGCGAGAAACCCTTCCCGTGTCCCTTCCCGGGGTGTGGCAAAATATTCGCCAGGTCCGAAAACCTAAAGATTCACAAACGGACCCACACAG GTGAAAAGCCGTTTAAATGTGAGTTTGAGGGCTGTGACCGGAGATTCGCAAACAGCAGCGATCGCAAGAAGCACATGCACGTGCACACCTCCGACAAGCCGTACATCTGCAGGATGTGTGACAAGTCGTACACACATCCCAGCTCTCTGCGGAAACACATGAAG GTGCACGAGTCTCAAGGGTCGGAATCGTCTCCAGCGCCGAGTTCGGGCTATGAATCGTCCACTccgcccagcctcctctcctccaacagcgaggatcCCAGCAAAAACCCGGGCCCCGCCACACACAACACAAATAACCACAACCCCCCATTGCCGCCCAATTTCAACGAGTGGTACGTCTGA